A window of Streptomyces armeniacus contains these coding sequences:
- a CDS encoding sensor histidine kinase, with the protein MTVSPWRRPRSLSAQLTARNVLLLAVALVLAAGVAAGGLYTVLVRDIDSELRSSHDAIRNSSFTRMDAERLVDLVGAVENQFGAGAGNGYAMLSARGPLVLTEDGEPVEVGPADRYSPGAAARRRAIADAVDDPAGWARSGEIRSFEAAGVPYRAKVTALRDGGYIVAVASTESVRANVTKLIVIEAVTGAVLLSVLAVASLVTARRRLRPLGDMVDTATAIADGELTGADLARRVEPRGRDATEVARLRTALNAMLHQIEGAFETRERSAAQLRRFAADASHELRTPLASVRGYLQLYERGMLDGDEERSRALARMTAETERMARLVNELLLLARLDRQPELRPRAVDLARVAADALDDLTAQQPERPVHRELPAEGCPVLADEATLRQIVGNLVANVRVHTPPEARVRVRVAREGGPGAERGVLCVADTGPGMEPADADRIFDRFFRAPGRGSGSENGSGLGMSVVRAGTEAQGGTVRVATAPGEGLAVTVTLPAAVPGAAPAEGDPAGAAPAEAAPAETAPVETEQPSP; encoded by the coding sequence GTGACCGTGAGCCCGTGGCGGCGCCCCCGTTCGCTCAGCGCCCAGCTCACCGCGCGCAACGTACTGCTGCTCGCCGTCGCCCTCGTGCTGGCGGCCGGGGTGGCCGCGGGCGGCCTCTACACGGTGCTGGTCCGGGACATCGACTCGGAGCTCCGTTCCTCGCACGACGCCATACGGAACTCCAGCTTCACGCGGATGGACGCGGAGCGGCTCGTCGACCTCGTCGGGGCGGTGGAGAACCAGTTCGGTGCCGGAGCCGGCAACGGCTACGCCATGCTGTCCGCGCGGGGCCCGCTCGTCCTGACGGAAGACGGCGAGCCCGTCGAGGTCGGCCCCGCGGACCGGTACTCGCCCGGGGCCGCCGCCCGGCGCCGCGCCATCGCCGACGCCGTAGACGACCCGGCGGGCTGGGCACGGAGCGGAGAGATCCGTTCCTTCGAGGCGGCGGGCGTCCCGTACCGGGCGAAGGTGACGGCGCTGCGGGACGGCGGCTACATCGTCGCCGTCGCCTCCACCGAGAGCGTCCGCGCGAACGTCACCAAGCTGATCGTGATCGAGGCCGTCACCGGTGCCGTGCTGCTCTCCGTGCTCGCCGTGGCCTCGCTGGTGACCGCCCGGCGGCGGCTGCGGCCGCTGGGCGACATGGTCGACACGGCCACCGCCATCGCCGACGGCGAGCTGACCGGCGCCGACCTCGCACGCCGCGTCGAACCGCGCGGCAGGGACGCCACCGAGGTCGCGCGGCTGCGCACCGCGCTGAACGCGATGCTCCACCAGATCGAGGGCGCCTTCGAGACGCGGGAGCGTTCGGCGGCCCAGCTGCGCCGGTTCGCCGCGGACGCCTCGCACGAGCTGCGTACGCCGCTCGCCTCCGTACGCGGCTACCTCCAGCTGTACGAGCGCGGGATGCTCGACGGCGACGAGGAACGGTCCCGCGCCCTGGCCCGTATGACCGCCGAGACGGAGCGCATGGCGCGGCTCGTCAACGAACTGCTGCTGCTCGCCCGCCTCGACCGGCAGCCGGAGCTGCGCCCGCGCGCCGTCGACCTGGCGCGCGTCGCGGCGGACGCCCTGGACGACCTCACCGCGCAGCAGCCCGAACGGCCCGTGCACCGCGAACTCCCGGCCGAGGGCTGCCCGGTGCTGGCGGACGAGGCCACGCTGCGGCAGATCGTCGGCAACCTCGTGGCGAACGTACGGGTGCACACGCCGCCGGAGGCGCGCGTACGCGTACGGGTCGCGCGCGAGGGCGGGCCCGGGGCGGAACGCGGCGTGCTGTGCGTCGCCGACACCGGGCCCGGCATGGAGCCCGCGGACGCCGACCGCATCTTCGACCGCTTCTTCCGCGCACCCGGACGCGGCTCCGGGAGCGAGAACGGCAGCGGCCTGGGCATGTCCGTCGTACGCGCCGGGACGGAGGCGCAGGGCGGCACCGTACGGGTGGCCACGGCCCCGGGCGAGGGCCTGGCGGTGACGGTCACCCTGCCCGCGGCGGTCCCGGGGGCGGCCCCGGCGGAGGGTGACCCGGCCGGGGCGGCCCCGGCAGAAGCGGCCCCGGCCGAGACGGCCCCTGTCGAAACGGAACAGCCGTCGCCGTAA
- a CDS encoding metallophosphoesterase, with the protein MIALTILLVLAIVSTVVTAHWYLWRRLVRDVSAPGGWWRRTGTVLAFAFPACAFAAFVTRQSEAPFLVQRMLAWPGFLWMALLLYLLLALLVGELVRPLLRRVLARRDAVRAAGAGAGSEGEGERVSVPAAPAEAAESASTSESASASTSERESEEDQPEPADGARPERGGEDPARRLFIARTLAVGATTVAAVTVGAGAYSVLNGPTLKRLTVPLAKLPRSAHGYRIAVVSDIHLGPILGRSHTRRIVDMINGTQPDLVAIVGDLVDGSVADLGPAAAPLAELESRHGSFFVTGNHEYFGDAGEWLDYLREIGVHPLENARRELPGFDLAGVNDLEGENEGEGPDFGKALGDRDTSRASVLLAHQPVQIHDAVDHGVDLQLSGHTHGGQVWPGNYLAGLANPTVAGLERYGDTQLYVTRGAGAFGPPVRVGAESDVTVVTLASKQA; encoded by the coding sequence ATGATCGCGCTGACGATCCTGCTCGTGCTGGCGATCGTGTCCACGGTCGTCACCGCGCACTGGTACCTGTGGCGGCGGCTCGTACGCGACGTGTCCGCGCCGGGCGGGTGGTGGCGGCGTACGGGCACGGTGCTCGCGTTCGCGTTTCCGGCGTGCGCGTTCGCGGCCTTCGTCACCCGGCAGTCGGAGGCGCCGTTCCTGGTGCAGCGGATGCTGGCCTGGCCCGGCTTTCTCTGGATGGCGCTGCTGCTCTACCTGCTGCTGGCGCTGCTGGTCGGCGAGCTCGTACGGCCTCTGCTGCGGCGCGTGCTGGCGCGGCGGGATGCCGTACGGGCGGCGGGCGCGGGCGCGGGCTCCGAGGGCGAGGGTGAGCGCGTCTCGGTGCCGGCGGCCCCGGCGGAAGCGGCCGAGTCCGCTTCCACTTCCGAGTCCGCGTCCGCTTCCACATCCGAGAGGGAGTCGGAGGAGGACCAGCCCGAGCCCGCGGACGGCGCCCGGCCCGAGCGCGGTGGCGAGGACCCCGCGCGGCGGCTCTTCATCGCGCGCACCCTCGCCGTCGGCGCCACCACCGTCGCCGCCGTGACCGTCGGCGCGGGCGCGTACAGCGTGCTCAACGGGCCCACCCTCAAGCGCCTCACCGTCCCGCTCGCCAAACTGCCGCGCAGCGCGCACGGTTACCGCATCGCCGTCGTCAGCGACATCCACCTGGGCCCGATCCTGGGCCGTTCGCACACGCGGCGCATCGTCGACATGATCAACGGCACCCAGCCCGACCTCGTGGCCATCGTCGGCGACCTGGTGGACGGCAGCGTCGCCGACCTCGGCCCGGCCGCCGCGCCGCTCGCCGAACTGGAGTCGCGGCACGGCTCGTTCTTCGTGACCGGCAACCACGAGTACTTCGGCGACGCCGGCGAGTGGCTCGACTACCTCCGCGAGATCGGTGTCCACCCGCTGGAGAACGCCCGCCGCGAGCTGCCCGGCTTCGACCTGGCCGGCGTCAACGACCTCGAGGGCGAAAACGAGGGCGAGGGCCCGGACTTCGGCAAGGCGCTCGGCGACCGCGACACCTCGCGCGCGTCCGTACTCCTCGCGCACCAGCCCGTACAGATCCACGACGCCGTCGACCACGGCGTCGACCTGCAGCTGTCCGGGCACACGCACGGCGGCCAGGTCTGGCCCGGCAACTACCTCGCCGGACTGGCCAACCCGACAGTCGCCGGGCTGGAGCGGTACGGCGACACGCAGCTGTACGTGACGCGGGGCGCGGGCGCGTTCGGGCCGCCCGTACGGGTGGGTGCCGAGTCGGACGTGACGGTCGTGACGCTGGCCTCGAAGCAGGCGTGA
- a CDS encoding D-alanyl-D-alanine carboxypeptidase family protein, whose product MPTTSSAVRRPRRATMLAAGAAAFLTPILLTPAAPAAHADDKPAPKPPGDMSTLGGAKLGEPGTQVDPRPGAKTPDLPKKLTARSWIVSDAETGHVLASHNAHWRLPPASTLKMLFADTLLPKFPKDREYKVKRADLEGMGEGSSLVGVKEGETYSVRDLWLGVFLRSGNDAVHTLAAMNGGVDKTVQEMNAHAKQLRALDTHAVSPDGYDREGQVSSAYDLTLIARSGMLKKDFRDYASTVRAKFPGETKKSKKGEKSEKGEEGKEKREFFEIQNTNRLLTGDYGLDPYPGIAGVKNGSTSKAGNTFTGVAERDGRVLLVTVMHPKGGGGDLGVYKETAKLFDWGFSAADTVRPVGELVPPGGQEPGGDAGGGGKNGDVRGGKGPDQASLASAGPTGEGSSGGGMGTAFAVTGGCLVVLAMGAYAVHRRWPLPDLARLRRHGPDRG is encoded by the coding sequence GTGCCGACCACCTCATCTGCCGTACGCCGCCCGCGCCGTGCCACCATGCTCGCCGCAGGAGCCGCAGCGTTTCTGACGCCCATTCTGCTGACGCCCGCCGCACCGGCGGCGCACGCCGATGACAAGCCCGCACCCAAGCCGCCCGGCGACATGTCCACGCTCGGCGGCGCCAAGCTGGGCGAGCCCGGCACCCAGGTCGACCCGCGTCCCGGCGCCAAGACACCCGATCTGCCCAAGAAGCTGACGGCGCGTTCGTGGATCGTCTCGGACGCCGAAACCGGCCATGTCCTGGCCTCGCACAACGCGCACTGGCGGCTCCCGCCGGCCAGCACGCTCAAGATGCTGTTCGCCGACACGCTGCTGCCGAAGTTCCCGAAGGACCGCGAGTACAAGGTCAAGCGGGCCGATCTGGAGGGCATGGGCGAGGGCAGCAGCCTGGTCGGCGTCAAGGAGGGGGAGACGTACTCCGTACGGGACCTCTGGCTCGGCGTCTTCCTGCGCTCCGGCAACGACGCGGTGCACACGCTCGCGGCCATGAACGGCGGCGTGGACAAGACCGTGCAGGAGATGAACGCGCACGCGAAGCAGCTGCGGGCGCTGGACACGCACGCGGTGTCGCCCGACGGGTACGACCGCGAAGGCCAGGTCTCGTCGGCGTACGACCTGACGCTCATCGCCCGCTCCGGAATGCTGAAGAAGGACTTCCGGGACTACGCCTCGACGGTGCGGGCCAAGTTCCCCGGCGAGACGAAGAAGTCAAAGAAGGGCGAGAAGAGCGAGAAGGGCGAAGAGGGCAAGGAGAAGCGGGAGTTCTTCGAGATCCAGAACACGAACCGGCTGCTCACCGGCGACTACGGGCTCGACCCGTACCCCGGCATCGCCGGCGTGAAGAACGGCTCCACCTCCAAGGCGGGCAACACCTTCACGGGTGTCGCCGAACGCGACGGCCGCGTCCTGCTGGTCACCGTGATGCACCCCAAGGGCGGCGGCGGTGACCTGGGTGTCTACAAGGAGACGGCGAAGCTGTTCGACTGGGGCTTCAGCGCGGCCGACACCGTACGGCCGGTGGGCGAACTGGTGCCGCCCGGCGGGCAGGAGCCCGGCGGCGACGCCGGGGGCGGCGGCAAGAACGGCGACGTACGCGGCGGCAAGGGCCCCGACCAGGCGTCGCTCGCCTCCGCCGGGCCGACGGGCGAGGGCTCGTCGGGCGGCGGCATGGGGACGGCGTTCGCGGTCACGGGCGGCTGTCTCGTGGTGCTGGCGATGGGCGCGTACGCGGTGCACCGCCGGTGGCCGCTGCCCGACCTGGCCCGGCTGCGGCGTCACGGCCCGGACCGCGGCTAG
- a CDS encoding YihY/virulence factor BrkB family protein, whose protein sequence is MEQLTKLPVIGPFFAWFFGTRVWRVYEHLDARKWQRLAAAITFTSFLAFFPMLVVGVAIGASFLSPSRMQDVKETIAEQVPGISDKLDIQSLADNAGTIGLVAGAALLFTGVNWAGTLRECLRAVWDLEEDPGNPVLLKAKDLAVLLGLGLAGLVSMAGSAFAVSAVDWVAERAGLAEGGVGTWLLRLAGYAAAVGADFLLLWYVLRVLPRVSPPRRAMVVACLIGAVGFELLKLLLGGYLQGVAAKNTYGAFGVPIALLLWISFMTKLLLYCAGWTATEETAADAERSADAESDTEPGSDSGSGSAAGSGSDSGSSRGPGRDAAAGPGRAAATGGAPRTRPSPAPRDSRP, encoded by the coding sequence ATGGAACAGCTCACCAAGCTGCCCGTCATCGGCCCGTTTTTCGCCTGGTTCTTCGGCACCAGGGTGTGGCGGGTGTACGAGCATCTCGACGCGCGCAAGTGGCAGCGGCTCGCCGCCGCCATCACCTTCACCAGCTTCCTCGCGTTCTTCCCGATGCTGGTGGTCGGCGTCGCCATCGGGGCCTCGTTCCTGTCCCCGAGCCGGATGCAGGACGTCAAGGAGACGATCGCCGAGCAGGTGCCGGGGATCTCCGACAAGCTCGACATCCAGTCGCTCGCGGACAACGCGGGCACGATCGGGCTGGTCGCCGGTGCGGCGCTGCTGTTCACAGGTGTCAACTGGGCCGGGACGCTCCGCGAGTGCCTGCGCGCCGTCTGGGACCTGGAGGAGGACCCGGGCAACCCGGTGCTGCTCAAGGCCAAGGACCTCGCCGTACTCCTCGGGCTCGGCCTCGCCGGGCTGGTCTCCATGGCGGGCTCCGCGTTCGCCGTCTCCGCCGTCGACTGGGTGGCGGAACGGGCGGGGCTGGCCGAGGGCGGTGTCGGCACCTGGCTGCTGCGCCTGGCCGGGTACGCGGCGGCGGTCGGGGCCGACTTCCTGCTGCTGTGGTACGTGCTGCGGGTACTGCCGCGGGTGAGTCCGCCGCGCCGGGCCATGGTGGTGGCGTGCCTGATCGGCGCCGTCGGCTTCGAGCTGCTCAAGCTGCTGCTCGGCGGCTACCTCCAGGGGGTGGCCGCCAAGAACACGTACGGCGCCTTCGGCGTGCCCATCGCGCTGCTGCTGTGGATCAGCTTCATGACCAAGCTGCTGCTGTACTGCGCGGGCTGGACCGCGACGGAGGAGACGGCCGCGGACGCGGAGCGGAGCGCGGACGCGGAGTCGGACACGGAGCCGGGCTCGGACTCCGGTTCCGGTTCCGCAGCCGGTTCAGGTTCGGATTCCGGTTCTAGCCGCGGTCCGGGCCGTGACGCCGCAGCCGGGCCAGGTCGGGCAGCGGCCACCGGCGGTGCACCGCGTACGCGCCCATCGCCAGCACCACGAGACAGCCGCCCGTGA
- a CDS encoding 2'-5' RNA ligase family protein produces MGTVTLGVSIAVPEPYGSFLQERRAGFGDPAAHGIPTHVTLLPPTEVDAAARPAIERHLAAVAAAGRAFPMRLSGTDTFRPLSPVVFVRVAEGGSACGWLQERVRATEGPLRRELHFPYHPHVTVAHGIAEEAMDRAYAELADFEAAWTVDGFALYTQGADCVWRLQREFAFGGAKPCFPAVPRQADLSDLSRPAAPSV; encoded by the coding sequence GTGGGGACCGTCACGCTCGGTGTATCGATCGCGGTCCCGGAGCCGTACGGCAGCTTCCTCCAGGAGCGGCGTGCGGGCTTCGGCGATCCCGCCGCACACGGCATTCCCACCCACGTCACCCTGCTCCCGCCGACCGAGGTGGACGCCGCGGCGCGGCCCGCCATCGAACGGCATCTGGCCGCCGTGGCGGCGGCGGGGCGCGCGTTCCCGATGCGGCTGTCGGGCACGGACACGTTCCGGCCGCTGTCCCCCGTGGTGTTCGTACGGGTGGCCGAGGGCGGCTCGGCCTGCGGCTGGCTGCAGGAGCGCGTACGCGCCACCGAGGGGCCGCTGCGCCGCGAGCTGCACTTCCCGTACCACCCGCACGTCACGGTCGCGCACGGCATCGCCGAGGAGGCGATGGACCGGGCGTACGCGGAGCTCGCGGACTTCGAGGCGGCCTGGACGGTGGACGGCTTCGCGCTGTACACGCAGGGCGCGGACTGTGTGTGGCGGCTGCAGCGAGAGTTCGCGTTCGGCGGCGCCAAGCCGTGCTTCCCCGCGGTGCCGCGGCAGGCGGACCTGTCGGACCTGTCCAGGCCCGCCGCGCCCTCCGTCTGA
- the trpS gene encoding tryptophan--tRNA ligase gives MANDRRPRVLSGIQPTAGSFHLGNYLGAVRQWVALQETHDAFYMVVDLHAITIPQDPAELRASTRLAAAQLLAAGLDPERCTLFVQSHVPEHAQLAWVMNCVTGFGEASRMTQFKDKSAKQGADRTTVGLFTYPILQIADILLYHADQVPVGEDQRQHVEITRDVGERFNGRYGPTFTIPEPYILKETAKIYDLQDPAIKMSKSASSPKGIVNLLDEPKATVKKVKSAVTDTGSEIVFDEEKKPGVSNLLTIFATLSGTGIPELEQRYAGKGYGALKTDLAEVVTEWVTPFRARTQEYLDDPETLDSILAKGAEKARSVAAETLATAYDRVGFLPAKH, from the coding sequence ATGGCCAACGACCGTCGACCTCGCGTGCTGTCCGGGATCCAGCCCACCGCCGGCTCCTTCCACCTCGGCAACTACCTGGGTGCCGTGCGCCAGTGGGTGGCCCTGCAGGAGACTCACGACGCGTTCTACATGGTCGTCGACCTGCACGCGATCACGATCCCGCAGGACCCCGCCGAGCTGCGGGCCAGCACCCGCCTCGCGGCCGCACAGCTGCTGGCCGCCGGGCTGGACCCGGAGCGCTGCACGCTGTTCGTGCAGAGCCACGTGCCGGAGCACGCGCAGCTGGCGTGGGTCATGAACTGCGTCACGGGCTTCGGTGAGGCGTCCCGGATGACCCAGTTCAAGGACAAGTCCGCCAAGCAGGGCGCCGACCGGACCACCGTCGGCCTGTTCACGTACCCGATCCTGCAGATCGCGGACATCCTGCTGTACCACGCGGACCAGGTGCCCGTCGGCGAGGACCAGCGCCAGCACGTCGAGATCACGCGCGACGTGGGCGAGCGCTTCAACGGCCGCTACGGCCCGACGTTCACCATCCCGGAGCCGTACATCCTGAAGGAGACGGCGAAGATCTACGACCTCCAGGACCCGGCGATCAAGATGAGCAAGTCGGCGTCCTCCCCGAAGGGCATCGTCAACCTGCTCGACGAGCCCAAGGCCACCGTGAAGAAGGTCAAGAGCGCGGTGACCGACACGGGCTCGGAGATCGTCTTCGACGAGGAGAAGAAGCCGGGCGTCAGCAACCTGCTCACCATCTTCGCCACACTCTCCGGCACGGGTATTCCGGAACTCGAGCAGAGGTACGCCGGCAAGGGCTACGGTGCGCTGAAGACCGACCTCGCCGAGGTCGTCACGGAGTGGGTGACGCCGTTCCGGGCCCGTACCCAGGAATACCTGGACGACCCGGAGACGCTGGACTCCATCCTGGCCAAGGGTGCGGAGAAGGCGCGGAGCGTCGCCGCCGAGACCCTGGCCACGGCGTACGACAGGGTGGGCTTCCTGCCCGCGAAACACTGA
- the rocD gene encoding ornithine--oxo-acid transaminase, which yields MVTSSELITTSDAYSAHNYHPLPVVVASAEGAWMTDVEGRRYLDMLAGYSALNFGHGNPRLVNAAKAQLDRVTLTSRAFHHERFADFCASLAELCGMETVLPMNTGAEAVETAVKTARKWGYQVKGVPAGQAKIIVADNNFHGRTTTIVSFSTDEDARRDFGPYTPGFEIVPYGDLAALEAAVDEHTVAVLLEPIQGEAGVLVPPPGYLTGVRELTRDRNVLFIADEIQSGLGRTGATFACEQEDVVPDMYVLGKALGGGVVPVSAVVSSRAVLGVYRPGEHGSTFGGNPLACAVGQEVIAMLRTGEYQQRATELGEHLHRELGLLVGDGAVRAVRGRGLWAGVDIDPAHGTGREISERLMERGVLVKDTHGSTIRIAPPLVITKEDLDWGLAQLRAVLSH from the coding sequence ATGGTCACTTCTTCCGAGCTGATCACGACCTCCGACGCGTACAGCGCGCACAACTACCACCCGCTCCCCGTCGTCGTGGCCTCCGCGGAGGGCGCCTGGATGACCGACGTCGAGGGACGGCGCTACCTGGACATGCTCGCCGGGTACTCGGCGCTGAACTTCGGGCACGGCAACCCCCGGCTCGTCAACGCCGCCAAGGCCCAGCTGGACCGCGTCACGCTGACCTCGCGCGCCTTCCACCACGAGCGGTTCGCCGACTTCTGCGCGTCGCTGGCCGAGCTGTGCGGCATGGAGACGGTGCTGCCGATGAACACCGGCGCGGAGGCCGTCGAGACGGCGGTGAAGACCGCGCGCAAGTGGGGCTACCAGGTCAAGGGCGTGCCCGCGGGGCAGGCGAAGATCATCGTCGCGGACAACAACTTCCACGGCCGCACCACCACCATCGTCAGCTTCTCGACGGACGAGGACGCGCGGCGCGACTTCGGCCCGTACACCCCGGGCTTCGAGATCGTCCCCTACGGCGACCTCGCCGCGCTGGAGGCGGCCGTGGACGAGCACACCGTCGCCGTCCTGCTGGAACCGATCCAGGGCGAGGCGGGCGTCCTCGTCCCGCCGCCGGGCTACCTCACCGGCGTACGGGAGCTGACCCGGGACCGGAACGTGCTGTTCATCGCGGACGAGATCCAGTCCGGGCTGGGCCGTACGGGCGCGACGTTCGCCTGCGAGCAGGAGGACGTGGTGCCCGACATGTACGTGCTGGGCAAGGCGCTGGGCGGCGGCGTCGTCCCCGTCTCGGCGGTCGTGTCCTCACGGGCCGTGCTGGGCGTGTACCGGCCCGGCGAACACGGCTCCACCTTCGGCGGCAACCCGCTCGCCTGCGCGGTCGGGCAGGAGGTCATCGCGATGCTGCGAACCGGGGAGTACCAGCAGCGCGCGACGGAACTGGGCGAGCACCTGCACCGCGAACTGGGCCTGCTCGTGGGCGACGGGGCGGTACGGGCGGTACGCGGCCGCGGCCTGTGGGCGGGCGTCGACATCGACCCCGCGCACGGCACGGGCCGCGAGATCTCGGAGCGGCTGATGGAGCGGGGCGTGCTGGTGAAGGACACGCACGGGTCGACGATCCGCATCGCGCCGCCGCTGGTGATCACGAAGGAGGACCTGGACTGGGGCCTCGCCCAACTCCGCGCGGTGCTCTCGCATTAG
- a CDS encoding PLP-dependent aminotransferase family protein, with product MASSWATSQSEGRPAPVSVSGTDLHLDLDRGPGGTPVRGLRAALMRALRDAVRNGRLAPGTRLPSSRSLAADLGVARNTVADAYAELVAEGWLTARQGSGTRVARRTAAQPVRRAAPGRSTARGPSSDPERRGPYGPYGPLDGTGPPRHDLRTGRPDLSSFPRAAWLTSARRALNAAPNSAFGYGDPRGRPELRRALADYLARARGVRADPARIVVCAGFSQALAMLGRTDHTARYGVAVESYGLWIHRDILTGAGVRTPPLAVDGQGARVADLHGSPVRAVLLTPAHQYPTGAPLLPDRRTEVVDWARTVGGLVLEDDYDGEFRYDRQPVGAVQGLDPERVVYLGTVSKSLAPGLRLGWAVLPGHVVDAVLAAKAEHQSSALDQLTLADLLESGAYDRHVRAVRLRYRRRRDQLVATLAERAPHIRVTGIAAGLHAVLELPPGTEQSVLRAAARVGLAVDGLSRFRHPDAAGVDGAVRDALVVGYGTPPDHAFPSSLTALCASLPP from the coding sequence CGCCGCCCTCATGCGGGCGCTGCGCGACGCCGTACGGAACGGGCGGCTCGCCCCCGGCACCCGGCTGCCCTCCTCCCGCTCCCTCGCCGCCGACCTGGGCGTCGCCCGCAACACCGTCGCCGACGCGTACGCCGAACTCGTCGCCGAGGGCTGGCTCACCGCCCGGCAGGGCTCCGGCACGCGCGTGGCACGGCGTACGGCCGCCCAGCCCGTACGGCGGGCGGCACCGGGCCGCTCGACGGCGCGGGGGCCGTCGAGCGACCCGGAGCGCAGGGGCCCGTACGGGCCGTACGGGCCGCTCGACGGCACCGGCCCGCCCCGGCACGACCTCCGCACCGGCCGCCCCGACCTGTCGTCCTTCCCGCGCGCCGCCTGGCTCACCTCCGCCCGCCGCGCCCTGAACGCCGCCCCCAACTCCGCCTTCGGCTACGGCGATCCACGCGGCCGCCCCGAACTGCGCCGCGCACTCGCCGACTACCTGGCGCGCGCCCGCGGCGTACGCGCCGATCCCGCCCGCATCGTGGTCTGCGCCGGCTTCTCGCAGGCACTCGCGATGCTCGGCCGTACGGACCACACGGCGCGGTACGGCGTCGCCGTCGAGTCGTACGGCCTGTGGATCCACCGCGACATCCTCACCGGCGCGGGTGTACGCACACCGCCCCTCGCGGTCGACGGCCAGGGCGCGCGGGTCGCGGACCTGCACGGCTCGCCCGTACGCGCCGTCCTGCTCACGCCCGCGCACCAGTACCCGACCGGCGCCCCGCTGCTGCCTGACCGGCGCACGGAGGTCGTCGACTGGGCCCGGACGGTCGGCGGACTCGTCCTGGAGGACGACTACGACGGCGAATTCCGCTACGACCGGCAGCCCGTCGGCGCCGTACAGGGCCTGGACCCGGAACGGGTCGTGTACCTCGGCACCGTCAGCAAGAGCCTCGCCCCCGGGCTGCGGCTCGGCTGGGCGGTGCTGCCGGGGCACGTCGTGGACGCGGTGCTGGCGGCGAAGGCGGAGCACCAGTCCAGTGCGCTGGACCAGCTGACCCTGGCGGACCTGCTGGAGTCCGGCGCGTACGACCGGCACGTACGCGCCGTACGGCTGCGCTACCGGCGGCGCCGCGACCAGCTCGTCGCGACCCTCGCGGAACGCGCGCCGCACATCCGCGTCACCGGCATCGCGGCCGGGCTGCACGCGGTGCTCGAACTGCCGCCGGGCACCGAGCAGTCCGTCCTGCGCGCGGCCGCGCGCGTGGGGCTGGCCGTGGACGGCCTGTCGCGCTTCCGGCACCCGGACGCGGCGGGGGTGGACGGGGCGGTCCGTGACGCGCTGGTGGTCGGTTACGGGACGCCGCCGGACCACGCGTTCCCCTCGTCCCTGACCGCGCTCTGCGCGTCCCTCCCTCCCTGA